The Alysiella filiformis sequence TGAAAATTCAAACGGTTCTCAATTCAGATATTGCCATGCAGTTGGACGAATGCACCGAAGGCAACGCCAGCCATGCCGAAGCGAAAAAATCTTTACAAATGTCCCTGCGTTGGGCAGAGCGCAGCAAAAAGGCGTTTGAAGATTTGAAAAACCCCAACGCGCTGTTTGGCATTGTGCAAGGCGCGATGTATGAAGATTTGCGTGAAGAATCTTTGCGCGGTTTGGAAGAAATTGGCTTTGCGGGTTTGGCGATTGGTGGCTTGTCGGTGGGCGAACCCAAACCCGAAATGTACCGCATGATACGCGCGGTTGCCCCCATTTTGCCCGAACACAAACCGCATTATCTGATGGGTGTTGGCACGCCAGAAGATTTGGTTTATGGCGTGGCGTATGGCGTGGACATGTTTGATTGCGTGATGCCCACCCGCAATGCGCGAAATGGCTGGCTGTTTACACGTTTTGGCGACATCAAAATCAAAAATGCCAAACACCGCATGGACAAACGCCCACTTGATGAATCATGTACTTGTTATACTTGCCAAAATTTCAGTCGTGCCTATTTGTATCATTTGCACAAAGTGGGCGAAATTTTGGGCGCACAACTGAACACCATTCACAATTTGCATTTTTATCAAGTGATTATGGCAGAAATGCGCGAAGCCATTGAACAAGGCAAATTTGCCGATTGGCAAGCGCAGTTCCACGAAAATCGGGCGCGTGGCACAGATTAAGAACCTGTATTCACAATCTCAATAGCTTGCTTTTTATGCCAATCGTCTCGCTATTGGCATAAAAATCTGCCTTGTATTCGCAAGAATGGACAATAAAACCAAGCCATCACTCTTACAAATACAGGTTCTGATTTCAGGCTGCCTGAAATGGAAAAAACATGAAAAACAAACTCAAATATTGGCTCAAACAAATCGCGCAAACCTTGTTGATGTTGCTGCTCATCAGCATGGCAATGGACTGGTGGCGCAGCCCCAGCGCACCCATCAATGCGGCTGAAATGCCCTTTACCACACTTTATCAAAATGAAAACAACACC is a genomic window containing:
- the tgt gene encoding tRNA guanosine(34) transglycosylase Tgt, coding for MLKFTLHKKDGHARRGTLELNHGKIETPVFMPVGTYGSVKAMTPTDLHNIKAQIILGNTYHLWLRPGLEVIEQFGGLHQFIGWNKPILTDSGGFQVFSLSEMRKLTEEGCTFKSPINGDKLFLSPEISMKIQTVLNSDIAMQLDECTEGNASHAEAKKSLQMSLRWAERSKKAFEDLKNPNALFGIVQGAMYEDLREESLRGLEEIGFAGLAIGGLSVGEPKPEMYRMIRAVAPILPEHKPHYLMGVGTPEDLVYGVAYGVDMFDCVMPTRNARNGWLFTRFGDIKIKNAKHRMDKRPLDESCTCYTCQNFSRAYLYHLHKVGEILGAQLNTIHNLHFYQVIMAEMREAIEQGKFADWQAQFHENRARGTD